The sequence TTTGTTTTTGCACTTTTGTAGCAGCAATTCCATGGGCATGGGATATCTGAGGCTACTGACATTTAAGCTACTTTGCCTATAGGTGTAGGAAGTCTACACAAAGGGCCCAGTCAACAATCCTATTGTCAGCTGTTAACACATTATTAGTTTAAGTGTTATGTTTAACAGGTGAAATTATAGTAGCTTGCAAGATACTAAGACTTACAGCCCAGGGGCTGGTGGCCCTAGCAATGGAAGTAACAATATCATCTACCTTAACCACGTGGTCTGCTTCCTTTGCATTACTGAAGTAGCATGAGAGCAGAGCAGTCATGCCCCAGCAACTCCCACACTGATTCAGGAAGCATATGAAAGAGCACTCAGTGAAGCGCAATTCCAATCTGATGGTCTCTTTTAAACCATTCTATCTTTGTGACcataaaaggagagaaaaaattcTTTTCGTTTGCCCTTAGTTACCCATCAGACTTGGCTATTCCCAACAAAATCTATTTCTTATGCAATATAACTCTAGCTGAACTGTCCAAATATGCTTCATTCTACATGTTTTTGCTGGGGCAAGTTTGCACTAACACTATGGAAACAGGATCTCTCCCTGTTCTAAAAATCCCATGCTCATGGTCTCCAACCACCTTGAATCCCTTTGATGGATAATACTGCACTGCTCTACCCTGAGTTGGGGTTGCCTCTCAGCATCAGTGTCAATAGTGACTGCTTTAAGGACATCCCCCTAGAGCAGAACAATATATGGTATCCTGCAGCTGTATGATATCCACATATATCTCTTGCAATATTAAATATCTCCAGTATCTTGTGAATTCAGTGGTTCAGTgcatctttttcttaaaatattttattcacaAATTATTTGTCACCATCCTTTCCCCCACTAAATAAATCACTGTGTTTTCCAAACCAAAGAAAGTTGTGTTAATACAACTTAAAGAGTAATGTTTTAAAAGCTGttgcaatttaacaataaaaaagagAACATCCCTAGGAAACTTAATAGGGTCCATTCAGATGTGACATTCATTATTCTCCAAATTAAATCATGTTGTAAGAGGATCAGAAAGTTGTAATGGGCTCCCCTCATGCATGgatttcctcctcccttttctgtTTTTCATAGCCATAGTTTGCTGCAATGTCTGATTCAGGCAAGTTATGTTGGGCAGTTGACACTAACCGGAAGTTTATTTCAAACTAGGATTTGGAGTGGATGTGGAGATAATTCCTAGTTAGCACTAACTCTAGATTGCCTTATTTGGATATAATAGCAACAATAGTTACGCATACtaggaaaggggggagggaattcaCTAATGAGAGGGGAAGGTGATATGTGGAAGCCCACAAATTCTCATTTCACCCAACCATGGGCTGGAGGATTAGTAACATAACATCCAAATTAAGCCATAGTTTTGCAAATTTACTTATGCTTGGTGGTTCTATCATCTACGTCCACTTCATTTTCTAGTTCCTGCAATTCATACTCCAGTTCATGTGAGAATGCAATGTCACTGTCCCAATCATCATCACTGTATTTACCCACTAGATATTTCTGAGGTGTAATATCATCATCAAAAGGTTTCTTGGCTTTCTTCTTCCatctcattttcttttgcttttttatCTCAGctagctgttgttgctgctgctctgaCAATCCAATCCCTTCTATTTCCTTGTCCTTATTCATTTTTTTGTATTCAATTATTTGCTTATTTAATGTATCATGATCAATTCCAAACAGATTAGCATGGAGGCATGAATGCGAAGTGTCCAAATATGTGGTAGCCATGGTGGATCTTTGTTCACTGCAGGAAAAGGAGAAAACAAGTAAAAACTATAGCCCTAACACATGCAATGCTTGTGCATCTGCCTAATTTTTGCCAATTTCCCCCTCCCACTGCAGCTCAATGTTCAGGAGGGTCCCCCAATCACATCAGAGAGGGTTTTTTGGGGAAACACAGACTACAGTTGGAAAGAGGCAAGGAAAAGTCTTGCTCCATGAGCAGCCTTACCACTTGCACACAACTCTGGATTGAAACCATTGTAGTTTGAAAATGCATCTTAAAATATTTTGGCTAGTTTTTCCAACAAACAACATTTTTCACTGACTTCGTGttacatttgtttttataaaCTACCTGAAATTATTTTGAACCacttcattttcttcttcttcaggccCAAAATCAGCAGTTGCCAATAACCTTTCAATCTGCAAAAAAGTAAATTCACACACATTTAACATGTGCGCAAATAAGGCCATTCTTCTTATATTCAGAAGGTAGATGAGTGAGTTGTTAAGTCCCAGTTATGAGAGTGGTCTGCTTCATATGACATGCTAAGCTTAACTATGGCTTACTGTGACTGCGCAAATGTGTGGGCTCCCAAAACGGAACAAAGTTTGGCTACAGCTAGTGGGGAAACAGCTTAACCATGAAGCCTGGTTTCGAACAACATGCTAAGTCAAATCTTGGCTTACCTCAGCACAGCATGGGAGCAAAATCACCAAGCAGGAGCAAAGCGGCTATgggctcctctctgggagcccgcATGTCTGTGCGGGCCTAGTAAGCCATTGCTTGGCTTAATGTGTTGTGGAAATCAGCCAGTGTGTGCATATTGCCTTTAAGAACAAAACATCTCCTGCAGCAATAGAATATTGTTCTCTGTCAACTACTAAGAACcagttctttttaaaatttatatattcaGGTACTAGAATACCAGTTTCATATAATTGAAAATAGTTTCTGTGGTAGCAGATTTTTGAGGctacatgctaccaaattcttggGTAGATAATGAATATAATTAAGATTCTTTGTCTGAGGAAGTGGAAACAGAAATAAATCCTCCCAGAAACATAAATACTTAAAAAACTTGCTTTTTATCTCTTGTGGGTCTactacttcccctccccctttttttgagaAAACAGGGCAAATCATTAATACTttctcaggagcaatcatgaTTTTTCCACACAGCATCTTGGGAGTCAAATGTGCTTCAGTCTCCCCTCACATGGAAGTATAAACCCTCATGTTTTTCCACATAAAAAGACCAAAgtatttttgctccaatatgtgaACAGAAAGTATTTCCATGCACACATATGGGGAAGGGTaataacatgttttaaaatatttttaattctgtgttttatattgttttgactcGCCCTGGGAGCCTAtggtaaaataataatagtaattccTTCTGGGTGTTGCCCCCAATGactgaagtgtgtgtgttgggggctgGGGAAGCTGAATGTATGAGTAGACCACCAATAGTGTTTTGGATCTTGCACTGTGTATTTCACACAAGGTCTacctcagggttggggaacccaaGTACTTAGGGCTGAATGTAGCCCTCCAAAGCCTTTCTTTACAGCccttaggactctccccaggccatcacCAGTCCTGCTCTGTACCCTCCATGAGTACTTTTGTCTGGCTGCAATGTGACTCTGAACTGCGATAGCGGCTCTTGGTTGCTTGGATGAAGAGgtctatgtatgcatgtgtagAAAACTCTGGCTTGCACGGCTGGAATGTAGCTTATTGTACAAATATAAGAGTCACACTCATTGATTTTCCCATTTTTGCCACTGGCCACACCCCTttgccccatccaccactggtatgtgacctccagaaggttgcccatgagggaatacaACCTTTggattgaaaaaggttccccatcctgtgtCTACTAGTGCAATACTATTTCTTTTAACAGGTTGCTATGAATGCATACCAAAATGACTTTCTCAGGTTTTTTGTGATAGCGGGACAGACAGGTTGATGCAGTATCCATCTCCATGGTGCAATTACTGTGACAATGCTTGTTAACAGTATATTTATGCACTTTCTTCCTTACCTCTCTTACAGCAGCATCTCCTTTGTCTCTAATAAACAATAGTGGAGGAACTGTTCCTAGGACCCGATATGAAATCAGGAGGTGTCTGTAAGAAAGATAGATTTAACATTTAAATCAGCTACAACTTTTGTGAAATGTCTGGGATATTTTGTGAAATATCAAAACAtgagagtagaaagggaaagaatgaagcaaattgctgcaaaatctTCTAAGTAGTCTGTTGGATAATTATTCATAGTTTTCAAAGCATGAAGTAGGCTCACTCTACTTTGTGACTTAAACACCATTCTATGGGGCCGTGTCAACCTTAAGGAGATTTTCTGCAGGGAGAGCGATGCACAGGAAATAAGCCACTCTTTCCTGTTTATTCGAAAGAACAGCTTCCCCTTTTGGAGTTGGCTCTTGCAGGTCCCAGCCAAATAGGTACCAatggagggaaggggaaatgtGGTGGGGTGAGTTTGTAAATTTATATTTGAAAGATAATGTGCACCTTTGTTTGTGTATGCACAAAAAGTGAGTTTGAACACTTGCATGAAAGTATATAAATTTACTTGCATGTGCATACCCTACTACTGGTGTTGTATAAGAGTGTAACTGAAGGAAGGAAAGCAGCACATACATGTTTCTATACGTGCTAAAGTACATGCTGTCCTAATGATGCAACAGCGCAAGCTAATGTTGGGTATCTGAGTAACCAAAAAAAGGTTTGGCCAGTTTTCTAGTCAAATGTGGATTAAGCATTATTAAAGCattaataaaatagataaatcaTGAACAGTTTAATATTTGTAATAATTACAAAAACAAATAACTTACTGAGAAATTATGAAATTTTCTAAAAATGAGTTATCTTCACGTTAGGTAAGGTTTCTATACATGTTAATAATTCACTGAGTGGTTCTTCTCTAGCATTTCTCCTGTAACAACAGGGCCAGTCTATAAGTTACAAATGCTGGGTAGAGTTAAGAGTGAGTGATTGGTAAAGTGTGTGGCTGGGGAGCATCAGTTAAGAGTGAAAAGTGTGGCTGCAAGGGACACAGAGTTGAGTGAGAAATGAGATGAGGGAGATGTTAAAGTACATAGCTGTTGTGAACCTTAAGACAGAGTTATTTTAGATCAGGAAACTAGAACTATAAGTACTCTGTACATAAAGACGACTTGTTCTGGATGTTATGTTCAATTGAACATATGTTGTACAACTGTCTGTGTCCTGGGTGGGTTTTGCGGTAAATATACCTTGGCCCAGATTTGGTGTAGATGCACTCAAGTCAGTATGTAAAGGGGGAGTCCTACTGCTCTCTCTAAGCCGTTAGGTGGTGGAAGCAGGGATTTTAAAGGGAAGTCTAGACAGTTAAGTAGCTGAGACACTGACCTTAGTGACCATCTAAGGATAAGCCCATGAGGGACCCTGTGAATGCCACAGCTATAATGAAAGCTGCCACCTACACAGGGACATTTTAGACTTCGGATATTTGACCACAGCCAAATAATAAACCAGTCAATTGACCAGTATTCCTACCGAAGCCAGGTGTATATCCTTAACTCCAACACTCACTTGCCCTTTTAAAGTTGTCAATATggtctctttgttgttgttatgtgccttcaagttgattacgacttatggtgactctatgaatcagtgacctccaattgcatctgtcatgaaccaccctgttcagaccttgtaagttcaggtctgtggcttcctttatggaatcaatccatctcttgtttggtcttcctctttttctactcccttctgtttttcccagcattattgtgttttctagtgaatcatatcttctcattatgtgtccaaagtatgataaccgcagtttcatcattttagcttctagtgacagttttggtttaatttgttctaacacccaattatttgtccttttcgtggtccatggtatgcttaaagctctcctccaacaccacatttcaaatgagttgatttttctcttatccgcttttttcactgtccaactttcacatccatacatagagatcgggaataccatggtctgaatgatcctgactttagtgttcagtgatacatctttgcatttgaagaccttttctagttctctcatagcggccctccccagtcctagccttcttctgttttcttgactattgtctccattttggttaatgactgtgccaaggtattgataatccttgacaagttcaatgtcctcactgtcaactttaaagttacataaatcttctgttgtcattactttaatctttttgacgttcagctgtagtcctgcttttgtgcttgcctctttaattttcatcagcattcgtttcaaatcattactggtttctgctagtagtatggtatcgtccgcatatcttatattattgatatttctccctccaattttcacacttccttcatcttggtccaatcctgctttccgtatgatatgttctgcatatagattaaacaaatagggtgataaaatacacccctgtctcacaccctttccaatcgggaacgaatcggtttctccatattctgtccttatagtagcctattgtccagagtataggttgcgcatcaggacaatcagatgctgtggcacccccatttcttttaaaacattccatagtttttcatgatctacacagtcaaaggctttgtagAAGAATACATTTGCCAACCTATGGATACAGCACTGTAGTACCTTATACGTGGAGCACACTTCTGCAGAACCTTGTCAATATAGTCATCCTGTTCTGTGCTGCCAGTAGTCCTCCAATATATACGACACACTGAAAAATCTGATGTGAGGGATGCCTATGGAGTTCAAAATATATGCTGTAAGTGCACATTTTACGTGATGAAAGCTCAAAGCTTGGGAGGGGGTGGTGGAAAAAAATCCTGTTATACTGAAGAGGTTAGAGAGGATTgctattgaatgaatgaatggatctttatttttaccccgccctttttccaaaactggaactcagggcggcttacaaataaaaactacacataggtaaaaaaacatacaaaaatatacaattaaaatagaattaaactattcgcgacattaaaaccatgaaacatacacttaagatactaagacaatttaaaacattaagaataggaccatagaacaatacaacagaccttatgaggccctatcttaaacatcttaccCAAGAAAAGCAATTCCCAACACCACCATCCGTACAGCTAGTTGTATCCTAGTTTCACTGCCTATACCTAACCTTTGACAGAAAGGAGGAATGACAATACCACCTGTGCCTGCCCCTTGTCCCCCATTTTCCTACCTAGGGCTTCTTAGTCTTTGGGAAAGCATTCAAGATTTTCCTCAAGCTACATCATTCATTCCCATGTAATCAGCAGGAATGGGTAGCAGTCAGTGGGTTTGAAAAAATCTCAATAACCTCCTGAAATAACGTGTCAGGTCTGCACAGTGCTTCTTCCATCCTTCTCAGTGGGATGTCTACTGCAGTTTTTACACCTATAACTGAAGTATCTAGTCTTTCAGCCCATGTGCAAAAAGGTAAATGTGTTTAAAAGGTTTGGACTTGCCAAATCAAAGATTGCTGGTGGGAATGTGCTATCATATGCGAGTCTGTGTTTGTGATTCCTTGGCTGGTGGGAAAAGAGCATTGACAAATGGCTTCAGATTTTCTTTACATCCATGCTTGAGGAAGCCCATAATTGATCATGTAGATAATTGGTATAACTTAgatttattttcactgatatttaTGCTCACATTTGACTCATGAACTTCATTTCTGTTGAAAAAGGTTTGGTTTCTTGgaccttggtcagttttaccaaaaACGAAGAACTCCTGGCAGGAGATGAGGCTGGCAGGAGCCTTCCAAGTCTGATCAAGATGACTTTAAATTAAATCCTGCAGGGGGAAAGGTGTCCAGAACTAAATGTGACAAAAAGAGGAAGCAAGTCGAGCTGCTATCTGTAATTCACAGGTAAATATAACAGAGAAACCAGCAAGATATTAACACCCTTGGCTTCATATGTCTATATGGTGTATGGAAAGAAAATACGATCAGATCAGGAAACTACCGACTGGTCAGCCTGAAGAGGATACAGGGAAAATTCTAGAACAGATTATTAAAGTCAATTTGCGAGCATCTAGAAATGAGATCTCAAGTGGAATGGCACAGGGCTTTGTCATTTCTATAAATGACTTGCACAAAGTATAGAGGGGATGCTTATCTAATATGCAGATGGCATAAAATTCAGAGAGTAGCTAAGACCATAAAAGACAGAATCAAGATTCAAAACAATCTTAACAGGCTGTAAAGCTGGGCCAAAGCCAACAAATTGAAATTCAAGAGATAAATGTTAAGTCTTGCATTTAGGTACAAAGAATCAAGGGCAAGTTTAGTATGGGAGAGACCTGGCTTGGCAATTGTACATGTAAAGAGTCCAACTGTCTTAGTTGATTAAAAGCTAAATATGTACCAGCAGTATGATGTAGCTGCTAAAAAAGCTAGTGCAGCCTTACGCTGCATAAACAGAAGCACAGTGTTCAGATGAGAAGTAGTAATAGTTCCACTCTATTCTGCCCTGGTCAGGCTACATCAGGAGTATTTTGTCCAGTTGTAGACACATTTTAAGCATACTGACAAACTGGAGTGTGTCCAGAGCAGAGTATCCAGGATTGTGTGGGACTTGGAAATTGCCCTATGAGGAAGAGTTGAAATGTTTAGCCTGGAACAGAGACGATTTAAAGGAAACATGATAGTGGTCTTCAAATATCTCAAGGGCTGTCATACAGAAGATGGAGCAGGCTTGTTCTCCATTGTTCCTGA is a genomic window of Rhineura floridana isolate rRhiFlo1 chromosome 1, rRhiFlo1.hap2, whole genome shotgun sequence containing:
- the RBFA gene encoding putative ribosome-binding factor A, mitochondrial, with translation MWGVRNGAAAVAAVAAVATSRAAPSHGTAGAGAWWRLRPPALSCPGRGLLLLRCPSCRALHYTAVLCGRNLLKKLLSKNKKKFWYNSPTLGSHLVYKPSNLVRVLELAPAKVKKEDSIRKRALNVVLFKAVRDVLSTCEAGQQAYDLCVELSKASLTSDFSVCRIYWRTTGSTEQDDYIDKVLQKCAPRIRHLLISYRVLGTVPPLLFIRDKGDAAVREIERLLATADFGPEEEENEVVQNNFSEQRSTMATTYLDTSHSCLHANLFGIDHDTLNKQIIEYKKMNKDKEIEGIGLSEQQQQQLAEIKKQKKMRWKKKAKKPFDDDITPQKYLVGKYSDDDWDSDIAFSHELEYELQELENEVDVDDRTTKHK